One region of Natronorubrum aibiense genomic DNA includes:
- a CDS encoding S9 family peptidase has protein sequence MSYEIDRYLNIRSAYGTSFGPEGDRLSFLMDTTGTAQVWTLEAPRAWPEQRTFYDERVTFASWSPECPELIFGMDEGGNERAQLFRLDAETGVIENLTAMPDAKHRWGGWSHDGERFAFASNRRDESVFDIYVQGRDEIGDEATLVYEGDGWLSLSGWSPDDSRLLVSQAYSNFDQDLYVLDLEADEPELEHLTPHEGDIRYGSASWAPDGEGVYLVTDEGDADTLYLAYLDLENGALETVAEGDGWNVDGIALDDETGRFVYSRNVEGYTELTVGEFDADDPTDFETFPDPDLPGGISGGVSFDPDAERFALSTTGDTVNTNVFVVDVETGEAERWTDAPTAGIPRASFDESELVHVESFDGLEVPAFLTLPDDAEDGQTPVIVDIHGGPESQRRPSFSSVKQYFVDRGYAYFEPNVRGSAGYGADYAALDDVEKRMDSVADIEACVEWLHDHPAVDPDRIAAKGGSYGGFMVLAALTEYPDLWAAGVDVVGIANFVTFLENTGDWRRELREAEYGSLENDREFLEKISPTNNIERIEAPLFVLHGENDPRVPVGEAEQIAEKAEEQGVPVRKLIFDDEGHGFSKLENRIEAYSEIAAFLDEHLG, from the coding sequence ATGAGCTACGAGATCGACCGCTATCTCAACATTCGCAGCGCCTACGGTACGTCGTTCGGTCCCGAGGGTGACCGACTCTCGTTTCTAATGGACACGACCGGCACCGCACAGGTCTGGACGCTCGAGGCCCCCCGCGCGTGGCCCGAGCAGCGAACGTTCTACGACGAGCGCGTGACGTTCGCCTCGTGGTCGCCCGAGTGTCCCGAACTGATCTTCGGGATGGACGAGGGTGGCAACGAGCGCGCCCAACTGTTCCGACTGGACGCCGAGACGGGCGTCATCGAGAACCTGACGGCGATGCCCGACGCGAAACACCGATGGGGCGGCTGGAGTCACGACGGCGAGCGTTTCGCGTTCGCATCGAACCGCCGTGACGAGTCCGTCTTCGACATCTACGTGCAGGGCCGAGACGAGATCGGCGACGAAGCGACGCTCGTCTACGAAGGCGACGGCTGGCTCTCGCTGTCGGGGTGGAGCCCCGACGACTCTCGCCTGTTGGTTTCGCAGGCGTACTCCAACTTCGATCAGGACCTGTACGTGCTCGACCTCGAGGCCGACGAGCCTGAACTCGAGCACCTCACGCCCCACGAGGGCGACATCCGCTACGGGAGCGCCAGTTGGGCCCCCGACGGGGAGGGCGTCTATCTCGTCACCGACGAGGGCGATGCCGACACGCTGTATTTGGCGTATCTCGACCTCGAGAACGGTGCGCTCGAGACCGTTGCCGAGGGAGACGGATGGAACGTCGACGGCATCGCACTGGACGACGAGACGGGCCGGTTCGTCTACTCGCGAAACGTCGAAGGTTACACCGAGCTGACTGTCGGCGAGTTCGACGCCGACGACCCGACCGACTTCGAGACGTTCCCCGACCCCGACCTGCCGGGTGGCATCTCCGGCGGCGTGAGCTTCGACCCCGATGCAGAGCGTTTCGCGCTCTCTACCACTGGCGATACGGTCAACACGAACGTGTTCGTGGTCGACGTCGAGACCGGTGAGGCCGAGCGCTGGACCGACGCCCCGACGGCGGGAATTCCCCGCGCGTCGTTCGACGAATCCGAGCTCGTCCACGTCGAGAGCTTCGATGGGCTCGAGGTACCCGCCTTCCTCACGCTGCCCGACGACGCCGAGGACGGCCAGACGCCCGTCATCGTCGACATCCACGGTGGGCCCGAGAGTCAGCGTCGGCCGTCGTTCTCGAGTGTCAAACAGTACTTCGTCGATCGAGGCTACGCTTACTTCGAGCCGAACGTCCGCGGCTCGGCGGGCTACGGGGCTGACTACGCCGCTCTCGACGACGTCGAAAAGCGGATGGATTCGGTGGCCGATATCGAGGCCTGCGTCGAGTGGCTCCACGACCACCCCGCCGTCGACCCCGACCGAATCGCGGCCAAGGGCGGCTCCTACGGCGGGTTCATGGTGCTCGCCGCGCTCACCGAGTACCCCGACCTCTGGGCGGCCGGCGTCGACGTCGTCGGCATCGCCAACTTCGTCACCTTCCTCGAGAACACTGGCGATTGGCGGCGCGAACTGCGCGAGGCCGAGTACGGTAGCCTCGAGAACGACCGCGAGTTCTTGGAAAAGATCTCACCGACGAACAATATCGAGCGGATCGAAGCCCCGCTGTTCGTCCTCCACGGCGAGAACGACCCGCGCGTTCCGGTCGGCGAGGCCGAACAGATCGCCGAGAAGGCCGAAGAACAGGGTGTCCCGGTCCGCAAGCTGATCTTCGACGACGAAGGGCACGGCTTCTCGAAACTCGAGAATCGTATCGAAGCGTACTCCGAAATCGCGGCCTTCCTCGACGAACACCTCGGCTAG
- a CDS encoding AAA family ATPase, which translates to MTQTGGSDDGGASTRAVLVTILVVLVAFGLTIAAVGSGFSSDDGTTDVGDDASSGADSSEYEVADNESGAGDTGADDGSDDSEDDGGSDDSDEDDDSDEDDDSDEDDDSDEDDDSDEDSEGDADDADDDSDEDDADNADEDEDDADDDEDGAEDDDDADDDDSDDEDGSAGDDDGDDGEDDSDDEPEASDEDDAADDDGDDSDETDGDDDSSDSGDSSEGDDSDETDDDDDSSDDDGGITERLSEFFDGTDDDE; encoded by the coding sequence ATGACCCAAACAGGCGGGAGCGACGACGGGGGTGCGTCGACGAGGGCTGTCCTCGTAACGATTCTCGTCGTCCTCGTTGCGTTCGGACTGACGATCGCAGCCGTCGGCAGTGGCTTCTCGAGCGACGACGGGACGACCGACGTCGGTGACGATGCGAGCAGCGGCGCCGACTCGAGCGAGTACGAAGTGGCAGACAACGAATCCGGAGCCGGCGACACCGGGGCTGACGACGGGAGTGACGACTCCGAAGATGACGGCGGCAGTGACGACAGCGACGAGGATGATGACAGCGACGAGGACGATGATAGCGACGAGGACGATGACAGCGACGAGGATGATGACAGCGACGAGGATTCGGAGGGAGACGCTGACGACGCTGACGACGATTCGGATGAAGACGATGCGGACAACGCTGACGAAGATGAAGACGACGCTGACGATGACGAGGACGGGGCGGAAGACGATGATGATGCTGACGACGACGATAGTGACGACGAGGACGGATCAGCGGGCGACGATGACGGTGATGACGGTGAGGACGACAGTGATGACGAACCCGAAGCCAGTGATGAAGACGACGCAGCTGATGACGACGGCGACGACAGCGACGAAACGGATGGCGATGACGACAGTAGTGACAGCGGTGATAGCAGCGAGGGCGACGACAGCGACGAAACAGACGACGATGACGACAGCAGCGACGATGACGGCGGCATCACCGAGCGACTCTCCGAGTTCTTCGATGGGACGGACGACGACGAGTAG